The Oncorhynchus keta strain PuntledgeMale-10-30-2019 chromosome 22, Oket_V2, whole genome shotgun sequence genome includes the window GCGCTAGATATCAAGGAGAGCCCTGCTGAGAGGGAGGAGCCAGTCAAATGAAGGTGTGTGGTCTTAGCGACCTCAGAGAAGGTGCGGAGAAAAAACACACTTGGGTCATTCGAGGAGTGTCACATTGTGTATGACCTTAAGGGAGATTAAAAGAAAGTttgatgaaagaaaaataaacAATTGTTTTATGTTCCATTAGAATCTACGTGTTTAACTACTTGAAATGGAGAACAACCGTTCAACTTTTGATAGAAATTGTAAGCTTTTGTTGTGTCTTTTTATTTGTTTGTTCATTTCACAGCCGgcctaaaaaaaaacatgtcatgccttttttgttttgtcatgCCCTGGCTGCACCATCTCAGCTGTGAGGGAGTGCCAGATGAGAATCATGGGAATGTTTGACTGCAGATGCAAATGTGAAAACCTGTAGCAGGAATGCAGTGGAAATCAGACTGACCTTTGAGGACAGAAGTTGTTCTATTCCCCCTTAGAGAGAATTCTAATCACATAAACACTGGAGTTGTGACAAGTTCCTCCTATGTCCCTCCTATTCTGCTCGTCACCTGGGGCTCGTCAACTAGTTGCGGCTTCAATGGAGCTAACTGGAGGGCTGAGCAGCTATATTATACCAGTAGCTATGAAACTATTAGGATCCTAGGATTAATTAGACACGTTGTATGCCAAAGGGTATAGGCCTTAAGCTAGTTCCCTGAGGAACCCCTATTGTACAGTTGTTAGACGATGGGACATTCTGATTGAATCTAACACATGATATTATTTTAGAGTATGAACTTGGCTAGATTCTAGAGAAGAAACAGGAGATAACACAGTAAATACAACACTGCTGCTACCTCCAGTATTTCTGCTGCTACCTCCAGTACTACTACTTCACATTTCCCTCTGTGGTCCCTGCAGTCGTGTGTGATCCAGCTCTAAAGAGCTTCAAACAGATGGGGTTTAAAAGGACTAAAAcgttggtttaaaaaaaaaaacacatgtaCACGTAATTGTCAGAGCATGAAAAGGATCCTTAATGAGATAACCCAAACACTTTAGGTTAATCTGGAGTGCTCCAGTTCCCAGCAGTTGTAACAACACACATTGTTAATACTAGCATAAGCTTTCCCAGCTCACACACAGTAACTCAGTTGTCATTTCCTGGTTTGTTTCACATTGAAGACTGCTTTACCAGCTTGTGTTCCTGGACAGACAGAGTGCAAGCAGCAGTCAAGTTCAAGATGTCCCAAGTTTACAGACATAAAGCCTTGACTGGCCAGGACAGACCAGTCTGCTGCTCCATAATGTGAGACAACAGCATAGAAAGTGACTTGGGTCTAAACTTGTTTCTCCAGTTCAGAACTAGCCCTTTATTCTTCACAACACCTGTCAGTGGCCGCTGATTACAGGGCCCAAGTCTGCATTGTTTCCCCTCTCTGAAAGTCCTCCAGAGTGGAGCTGTGTCCTAGAAGAGAGGGGCTGGAGGAAAGGGGGGTTGTCTCTTCTCTTTTGAAGTGCTGCTCTTTATGGCCAAACATCTGCAGGCCCGCACTGCACCACTGTCCCAAACACATACTTCACAGCTGGCTCTACAAAGGAGACCAGGGGCACAAACGCGCCAGCtaaatacatccctccctccatccgctAGGCCAGGCCTCGTTCTCCCAGCTGCAGGTTCGGGCCTGCCGCACCATGGATCCAGGCCAAACCTGGGCCAGCATTGCTGCCCGGGACAGGAGAAGACATATGCACACATATAGAGAGCACGCTCAGACAGGAAATGCACACTTTCACATGAGTGGCCATTTAGTttgggaggagaagaaagagaggcaggTAAAACAGCTAGGCTATGACTTCCCAGATCGTGAATTCCAACCAAAGAAAAGGCTGGCCATTACGTGCTTAGAAATGATTACAGACAAACAGACCAGAGCATGTGGCATCTCACAGCAGCCCTGACTGTATATCATGCGATTTCACTCTTAAATGAGCGCCTCTTTCATGTCTGGCCATGAGTAATTCCCCTTTGATGTTTAATGTGCTGTTTGCATTGAGAATAGCCTATTTCAAACATGGACAGCAAACTCGCTTAAGATTCAATGCATACAAGAAGAAGTCACGCAAACGATAATAAAAAATATTGAAAAAATACTTGTAAAATTCATTTTTTTACATGACAATAAAAAATATTGtagcagtggttagagtgtttggcTATGGGCTTGGAGACTCGGGTTAGAGACCAACAAGTGCTGCTCTGTCGCCGTTTGCTACAATATTATAGCTTGTTGTGTGCAATGTGGTCTGACCTTAGGGAAAGAAAGACTTCCATCTGCTCAGTGTTTTGTTTTAACTCAAGGGGAAGTGACTagataaagggacagagacagacaaaacaGTAGCAAAGCCAAACAATAAACTGAGGCCGGGCTATCACAcatttaaaatgtatatatatatatatatatatatatatatatatatatatatatatatatatatatatatatatatatatatatacgtatataaaCAATATCTGAAACAAGCTTTGTGTGGCTCAAATAGTGCTTGTGAATCTTCCATTTGATATAATCTTAAGGCAAGTGAATTTGTGTTGAAGCATAAATTGCATTTGTATCTTCCTGTCCCCAAAGCACATGTTGAAAGGTAAATTATCGGGCAACGTGTCTGGTAAAACCAGCAACTGAAGTCTGACTGGATTCACCAAATTGCTGTATGGTTTTACACTCCAGTGTCCATATTATCATCACTGCACTATAATAATAATGCTTATATTTGTTctgtttcacacatgtacaagtgaatttgaaaatgttttttttttgttgcatatcccaactccccctgagacccTTTTAGAGAGTGGGGTCACGTCCAGAGAGGAACTATGTGAGATGCTCTGAGTCTTCAGCAGTAAACCTGACCTCTCACCAAACTACCAAACCCACAACCTCCCTCTCTGTGGTGTACTTGCAGTCCTCCTCCCACAGCTCTTCTTCTATTTGCtcaggcctacaggccataacaGAGAATTAGACATAAGCTCTGTCCTGGAGAGTTCTTCCCAGCGCTGAGCCTATAACCCTATTCCACAAGCAgaggctgtgtgtctgtttgtctgttaaaGGAGGATAAATAGGGGGATTAAAAAAAAACGGTAATTTAATGATTTCAACAATTGTGGATGTTGAGACTCTAATGGGACAATGAATAGTCAAAGGTTCCCCTTCCAGTCACTcacagcagtagaggtagaggaagattAAGTGGGTCTAAGAGTTTAAGACAAATGCTTAGTTTAACATATCCTTCATTTTTCATCCACTATCGTTAACTAGTTTCCTGGCCTGGGAGTGTTATTGTTGGCCCTTTATTTAGGGATTACAGTGATGATATTAGTTTGTAGCAATTGGTTCACTACTGCATTCAGGAATTACCATTCCGTGTTCCCTTCGACTGCAGCACATTAGACTCCAGCCAAAGGAGTAAGCATTTAGGACCTCCCCCTTTTACACCTGAGCTCTCAGACACAGAGGCGAAAGGACGGTTGCATTATACATGCCCTTTCACAACTGCTTGCTGTCAATGTGTAGGCCTGGCTGTCTGTTCCCTGCTGCTAGCCTCCCGGCCAGTGTGTGTGCATTAGCACTGAAAAAGAAAGAGGGGAAAAAATCATGTGAAAATAGCTACCAGCCGTTGCCCAAGCCATGCTGCATCTTGTTTACCAAGGCCATTAATTTAACCACCATTCAATTACAATCAATACACTTTCTGTTAACACACACATTGTTGCTAGTTTCCTGGATTGTCTGGAGTTTGCTGAGACCTCTGTGCATCTAAAGGACATGAAAGGATTATAGGGAATAAAACAGACCCGCGAGGTAAATTGTTCAATGTAGAAGTAGCACCCTAGTGATGTGCAAATGTTGGTGTTGATGATGGCAGTACGATTGGTGCAGAAATGACACCGTTTTTAGTGGTCTCTCGTCTGGCCTGGGAAGGTACCAGTGTACTGTCATCTTTATGGTGGAAAAGAGAAGAGGCCCAAAATGCTTGTGTCGGGATTGGACACTTCTCTCTGTGATCTTCTGAATGTACTAAAGGCTTAGGGCCATTGTAGGTGTTGCATGGTAAACTGTCAGAAGGCTAATTTACATGAGCTGGTCACTGTGTAACCTTATGAATGTAGCTATGACTACATAGCTGAGCGGGCCCAAAGAGGGAGGCGGGACCGGCGCTCTACTGCCCTACTGTACATGCATTCATTCATTGAAATCACACTCTCATATTGACGAATGCTTTGTCCTCCATTCACACTGTCTCAGCCTGCCACAAGGAAAACAATCTAGTCGTGTTTATCCCTATTAGCATAGCCAATTTACCAATGAGATTTCAGCAGCATTACCACTTTAGAGAGGTGTGAATGCAACAGGCTTTTAACATGTTAAATCCAAGCATACAAATGACCCTATTGTCTCAGTGATCTGCATGGCGACCTCCGCACCCTGCATGGTGACCTCCAGTGTGGGTTTGCCGTTGGTTCTGAGTTCAAGTGTCACTGAAAGTTAGCTTGGAAATCAATCCTGCTATGTTTCACAGTGGTTTCAATGAGTGAAACAAGCGTGAAACAGAGCTGAATTCAATCTGAATTTCTAGGTTAAATGAATGTTATTTTGCAGGTCTGAAAATGTATGGAAATCACATGCGAGGTAGGATAGTTTAAAAAGCATCATTATTTATCTTTCACGTCTCAATTGTTTTGGTCTGTTTTGAAAATGCATTGCAAGATGGTCACAGTTGGGGAAGCCCATTATTTAGTGAATCTGACTGAAGCGTCATAGTTTGAAGTCTGAACTGTATACGTGTGAGTCACCATTCAGAAGAGCACACTGCGTAACACTTCCTTGTTATGGAACCGTGTGATAGGCCTATGTCCCCCAGGCTATGTATTGCACCAATCAGTACTTGAAAAGGCTTTCTACATTTCTCAAAGTGCTGTGGGTCATTGGTGTGGACAAATGATCTGTGATATGTTTATGTTTTATATAGGGCGCTAATAAGATATTGGGGCATTATTCACAGACACATCTGTTGTAGATTGATGTTGATCAAGACGTTTCCACTTTTCAATTAACTCCTTTCTGGAAGAAAGCAATCCACACTACATAGTCTATGCTGCAGAACATAATTTATTGACTTTCTCTAAGTCTTTTGATAATGTGCACAGCACATACACCACACAGTTGAACAGGACCTGTATAAAACTACAGACATAGTTTTTATACACATGAAATGCATAACAGAGAACATAATATAATGTTGAACTGATTGCAGGAGATCACAAAGGGATCATATGAATGACCACAGTAAGAAACACATCTAGTTTCAGTTTTTGTTCATTTTCTGCATCCTCTGTGCCAGCAAGAAAGAGGACATCCTTCTTGGTTTCGTTTGCAtgaataaaaaaaactgaaatagcaACATACTCCCAAAGCTAATATGGGTTCTTACTATTGACAACTGCAAGGGGAGTCAATTCACAAGGATTTACAAAACCACATATCGGGCATTGAGTACAACAATACATATAtttgaaatacagaaaacatAAGAAAGTGGAATTGTCATAAATTACTGATAATCAAGTACCGTCCAGTCGTTTGTGTGCTGCATGTACTATTTATGAAAGAGTTTTTACCATACATGCATACAACAAAAATATAGTTCAACCATAGACCAGAGTTCCCTTTAAACCTGAACGTACACTATAAATGTGCCTTCTAACCTCAGATTCCCTCTCTCTGAATGGGTTCCTCTCAATTCCTCCAGTTCACCTTATCGGCGGTATTACAGTGTAGGTTAAGTTGTAACTTGTAAAACACAGAAGTGTGGCAGCGTCATATGTCACGCTCAGAAATATGACAGAACAACATATACTGTAGAAGACAcagaacaaacaacaacacaatccCTAGAGCTTGCACGTCCACACTGAGGTAGTAAAAAAACGAAATCAATTAGGAATGGAAAAATAACAAGTGGTCTTTCGTACGTAGAAATACTGCCATAGCACACACAACTCTGACCAATGACCACACGACAAAATTCAATGCAGAAACCCATTTCTGTGTTGTTGAGTTTTTGGAAGTCCCAATTGTCATTGTATCGGCCAATAAATGACTAATCATGGGACCTGTAATTAACTTTGAATGGTTTGGACCTTTGCCGTCATTGTCTATCTTTTTGATGCCGAGAGACAACTCTGACAAACTTGGGCCAGCAACTTCTTTCAAAGTAACACAAGTAAGACGAGGACACGTACTGCACAACCATTGCCGCACAACAATAACTTAAAAACAGTGCAAAATCCATTTGACGTTTAAAAAGAAAATGTACTCCTCTCAAGACACTTATAGCAGCGCACATTCAAtagatttaaaaaattaaaaaataaaaacaattgtcATTTTTTTCATGTTCCCTTTCTACGTAATTCCACTTTCCCAAAATATAAAAAGTCTCAAGAATCATAAATAAACTATTTAAATATCACACTCTAGAAAAACCATTTGAAAGTGcattgtttcctctctctctcctctgccctctgttGAAGGCACAGTCTGTCTGGAATCATTCAGATCCTCGGTAAGAAGTGTGTCACTGTCATTGCTGGTGTTACCCGGTTTCCTTTTTTGGTTTTGCCAGTCTTACTCAGTCCAATATACATCCCTGGGTGGGCTGCAGATTCATACGCGTTGTAGTTATTTGCCAAGAGGCTTTCCTTGAACTTGCACTCGTCATTGTAATGACCCTagagaaaggatgagagaggagaggttacgGTCTACGCTAAGAGACAATAAAATAACGCAATGAACAGCAAGCTATATGGAAGCTGATGTCGAACCTCTGTTGGCAAATGACCCAAATCACACAGATCAATCTCAACACTTAGGGATTTTGTGGCCAATTCAACTTTACTTTGAAATACCATATACTGTACATGGACTCTAAGGAAAGGAAAGGTTATTTTGAACGCACCGGTGATGTAGCTTATAATGAAGTTCATAAGCTACAAACACGTAAAGGCCCGCCAAGACATTGACAGTCATTTTGCTGTGGAGACTTTTCATGCAATAAAGTATGTTGTGACCCAGAAGTACGTCCCAGAAAACGTATCATGTACACTTACAGAGCCATAGAGCTTCCCTTTGCTGTTCATGGCTAGAAAGAGACCACTTCGGACTCCAAAGATGGTCACAATCCCTCTCTCCACAGGTGATATCTCAAGGAGACCTGAAATGAGATAAAGAATATTATTGCAAAGTTGTGTATAATCCATTGTTTATGCCAGTCTTGTAAAATAGATCCAGTAGATAAGGAAGTCTGTAGTAGACACAGGTCTATGAGAAATAAAGTAGATAAGGAAGTCTGTAGTAGACACAGATCTATTTAGATCTATTTTCAAACTGTTACTAAAACACCCTGCAAGGAAATTGGTGCATTTCTCCCTTGGCATTAGATGACAACTAGGCTACATATGATATAGACTTCCCCTCACTAAAGTTCCCAGTATGAGTTCCTGGCAGTTGGAAGTTCTGAGAAAACTTCAAACTGTTATGTCTACCGTTTACATAAgatcataataataatgatgCTGTCTAGTCTCTGTTATTCTCTTGGAGGAATGTATCAAATGTATGTATCAAAATACAAGACTAATGTGTTAGgtaggaagaaaaaaaaaagtcgAAATTTGTCCTGACTTTATACTGGACAGTCAGTAAAGAATAACTAACCCAATTGCACCCCAATACACTGGTAGCCAACAGTTATCGTCAAGTCCAAACCCCCAGATCTGGTACTATCCGTGATTTATTTGGACTCTTCAGAAACATGTACTAAAgccttgtttgttgttgtcgttgaAACAGAGCCGCAAAACAATGTTCAATGTTGCGCAAAGAAGACGAAATCATACTTGGCTAAAACACtccttcctctgtcctcatgGCCATCGGACGAAAATACTAACACGTGACGTCAATTGGCTAGTGGCCTAATCTAAACACAAAACTATGTTGAAGTTGGCATGGTGCCCATTCACACAACCCAAACTCACAATATGAAGGTCTAAAGTGGTGGCACATGGCACAAACAGGTTTCCAGACGAAGAGAGGGGCGTCTAACACGTGTGCCCAACGATGCTGGTTTAAATACAAGTATGAAGCTAAACTTACTGTATCTATTTTCGTTATGTATCCCCGTTATCTTTCCGTCTGGTAAAACTTGAATATGAAACCCAATGCCGACGTTGCAATAGAGACGCCTAAGTCTTTTGATGCCCATAAGATATTCACCATCCCGAGTGATTTCTCTCTTTTCCCATGGGTTCCGAGCCAGTGATCGAGAGTAGAGCGTTTCCCAATGCCGCTCAAGAGCGCCGTTCTGCATACCCGCTAACGGGGCAGTGCGCACTGAGCTGCAGACCAGTCCCCACACCAGCAGCGGTACTGGTAGCCAGGACGCGTGGACAGACATCCTTGTGTGGTCAGTGCGGTCTCACGTGTTTCAATTTGTTTTACAATTTTGCCCAAACCCCTCTTTCCCCTGTCCGTGGATCTCACAGGTTGACGGAAAAGTTGTGGATACTGTGGGACTGACTGTGCCTCCAGTGAACTTATTTCTGAGTCTGCATGAAGTATtttctgtaggctacttcaaTGGCTCCGCTGAATTACTCTATTCCGAGATGCTTTTAGATCGAGTTGTGAATTGTCAGTCGTGTTGCAAGACATAGCCATGTCCCTCTCCTGATGATACTTATATGTGCCCCGAAATGACATCACACGCCACCTACTGTAACAAAAGGTTGCTCTCAACTCAATCCACATGCACGCTAGTTTACCTCCGACGCAAAGTCACTCAGAAAACCACCTCCCCTTGTGCGCTCTGATCTCGAGTGGCAGGGCGCACCATGCACAACATCTCAATGAACTCAGTCGTTGCCACTGTAATTTTAGTGTGAGCTGACACATGTAGCCTCTACAACGTGTTTTGCTCATCCTTTATTTAGTCTATTGTGTCTTTACGCCGCGCAAACTTCTCAGACTCCTCAAAATGTGTCCAGGCGACAGGGAGGATTACGCATGAGATCTTTATCTAAAACCATCCAATATCgactgaaataaaataaataaaataaaataatgtattgCAGGATGTAGAAAATGAAGCTGAAACGCCAACAGACTGTTACACAGAGGACAGTTCTATAAGTGAATCCATAAGTAATTCAACCGCTTTCTTAATATGAATTTCTACTTTTTGACTACTGAAAGTAATGGGCGGGCTTCTCTTGCACAGAATATAAACATCAGACAAAATATTACATGGTGCAAGTATCTCAAGATTACAATATCAACAAAACGTGTAATATGTTGATGCAAGGAAAAAATCATTTTAATCTTAAAACAGTTAGTGGCCTTATCAACCCAAGCCTCCTACTGTTCCATGAAGATGAGCTATATAAATTCATCGGATACAGTTCTCTTTTGCCTATCTGATCAATTGAACACAATGTAATACCCGTAGACTGTACCAAGCACTTATGTACAATGTAGGCTACTAAGCCATTACGCATaggatgttgaaaatgtcagttatCAGACTGAACTTCTGGCCCACGGTGAGTGAAGTACCCATGCGTAAAACACCCATATCAAAGGGTCACTCGAGATTTGAACCCCATGTGTGACCATCCACACCATGAAAAGCCTATTGTCACTTAGCCAGTGTAATACACAACCACCAACCGAGATGACATAGAGGTATCAAGTGACACGCAAGGAGCAACGACTTTTGCACCTGCTCACAAGTTTATTCTTTTCTTTCGAACTGGGGAATTACTGGTGGAAACAACGCGGCTAATTGTTGCTAAATTATACCTACAACTAACCATTTCGGGAATTTGTGTGGCAAATAATCTCAAATTATAGACGTCTTCTTTCATTTGATGTTTcaaaatattacattttttatttaatagaTTCAGAATAATCGTTATTATTTGGGGCTGAAAGTTGAATacttatatatatgtttttaaataaaatcTAACTTCTACACTCTCAAAGTAGACAAAAATTAATACATTATCATAAATATTCTATAGCGTTTGTTGACAGTAGCCTACCCATCTTTTGTATCAATGAAGAGCCAATATCGCAATAATAATTTTAATTAGGCTATTGAATTCCTGATAGTATCGTCAGAGTTTTCTCATGTAGGCCAGGCTACCTGTTCTCAGCCGCTCTCCAAGGTGCTGCATTTCAGTCACGTGGTTTTGCGTTATCGTCACCTCACTGTGCTGACCAGGGTGCTGCGCATCACTGACGTCCTTGTTACATTTTGTAAATGGGAATACTTTACTGAGATTAACAGATTAACAGGCCCTACAACTTTCTTACAGTatcattacaacaacaacaacaaattacCTTTATGTTTTTGGTGTCATTGGGGAACAATAGTTTTAGATAAAAAGTAATGTTGCTCTCATGGAATGTAATTTCTTGGGTACAGAACCTCTGAAGAGAGAGAAGATGTTTGACTTGCTGCCTCTAGAGTGCAGTGTCGAcaaaggaacagaacagaaccaatCCTATGCTTAACTCCGAAATCACACAGCCCACATGCCAATGAAACGCAATGATAACTGACACAACATGCCAGCAGTAGCCCTGTGTTCAGAAAAATCTCAACACTGCATATCCCAACACTTTCAGTCTGGTAGTCTTATATTATTCAATTGTTTTATAGATATATTTACTATTTATTTTAAGAGAATTCTTCAAAAATGTAGGCTAAAACACATCAGGAGACTGAATAATAAAAAATGACATTTGAGCTTCACAGACTAAAAAAACAATATACAAAAAGACACAGAAAACGTTTTTATGATATAACAAGTAATGGAGgcaaataaataaatgaacaacACAATGGCAGTCTatacacagtgcatttggaaagtattcagacccctttactttttccacattttgttaggttactgCCTTATTCAAatagattaaattgtttttctttcctcatcaatctacacacaatacaccataatggcaaaacacaaacatgtttttatacattttagcaattgaaatatcacgtttacatttggaagcgattacagcctcaagtcctcttgggtatgatgctacaagtttggtacacctgtatttggggagattctccctttcttctctgtagatcctctcaaggttgtcaggttgtatggggagcgtcgctgcgcagctattttcaggtctctcaagagatgttcaggttcaaatctgggctctggctaagccagtcaaggacattcagttgtcttggctgtgtgcttagggccgttgtgctgttggaaggtgaaccttcaccccaatctgaggtcctgagcaatctggagcaggttctcatcaaggatctctctgtactttgcccaagattgaactcttttgcattcaggccagagttcaatcttgatttcatcagaccagataatcttctttctcatggtctgagtcctttaggtgctccaagcgagctgtcatgtgccttttactaatgAGTGgcttgtctggccactctaccataaaggcctgattgatggagtgctgcagcgaTGGTTGTCCTactggatggttctcccatctccacagaggaactcaggtTCTTGAcgatcaggttcttggtcacctccctgaccaaggcccttctcccccgattgctcagtttggtcaggtggccagctctaggaagagtcttgatggttccaaacttcttccatttaagaatgatggaggccactgtgttcttgggaaccttcaatgctgcaaacattttttggtacccttccccagatctgtgcctctacacagtcctgtctcggagctctacggacaattccttcaacctcatggcttggtttttgctctgaaatgcactgtcaactgtgggaccttatatagacaggtgtgtgccttaccaaatcatgtccatttaattgaattttccacaggcggactccaatcaagttgtagaatcatctaaaggatgatcaatggaaacaggaagcacctgagctaaatttcgagtctcaaagcaaagggtctgaatagttatttaaataaaataaggtatttctgtttttttaaatgaGCACAAAATGATTAAAAGCGGGTTTTGCTTTGGCATTAGGGGATGTTGTAgattgtagattgatgagatttttttttatttcatacatttttgaaaaaggctgtaacttaacaaaatgtgcaaaGGGGGGCtgattactttccgaatgcacagtatatatatactgtatatatataattttgCAGATGATttcaaagtgacttacagtcatgcttGCATTCATATAGGTGGTCCCAGCTGGGAtcgaacccacaatcctggcATTGAATGCGTCAAAAGCTACTagctgagctacagaggacaatTATTAGAACAAAGTGCTTTTTGTACAACATATTA containing:
- the LOC118400947 gene encoding fibroblast growth factor 4B-like codes for the protein MSVHASWLPVPLLVWGLVCSSVRTAPLAGMQNGALERHWETLYSRSLARNPWEKREITRDGEYLMGIKRLRRLYCNVGIGFHIQVLPDGKITGIHNENRYSLLEISPVERGIVTIFGVRSGLFLAMNSKGKLYGSGHYNDECKFKESLLANNYNAYESAAHPGMYIGLSKTGKTKKGNRVTPAMTVTHFLPRI